From Tiliqua scincoides isolate rTilSci1 chromosome 2, rTilSci1.hap2, whole genome shotgun sequence, the proteins below share one genomic window:
- the RXFP3 gene encoding relaxin-3 receptor 1, translating into MDALCEHSSCSPATSMREAVAESWDSVPNLLEDRLLSNRTNESLQELLRSIISLERADGLQGGSSSVLLRILISTIYSVVCALGLVGNVLVLYLMKSKQGWKKSSINLFVTCLAVTDFQFVLTLPFWAVENALDFTWLFGKAMCKILSYVTAMNMYASVFFLTAMSVARYHSVASALKSKRQGGVWGGCCSAKWLCVLIWILAILASLPNAIFSTTSTILSEELCLVKIPDSQGNNTQFWLGLHQAQKVLLGFVLPLAIITLYYLLLVRFISDRHMGVSSGGPGTKRRSKVTKSVTIVVLSFFLCWLPNQALTTWGILIKLNVVHFSHAYFLSQAYFFPISVCLAHSNSCLNPIFYCLMRREFRKALKKLLWRITSPSLTTMRPFTATTKPEQEEQALHTMMPINLVGNSAAPVAAVATTLPDIISYPPGVVVYSGHSDILPTSSSLELHCQA; encoded by the coding sequence ATGGATGCCCTCTGCGAACACAGCTCCTGCTCGCCCGCAACCAGCATGAGAGAGGCGGTGGCAGAGTCCTGGGATTCGGTCCCCAACCTCCTGGAGGACAGGCTTTTGAGCAACCGAACCAACGAGTCCCTGCAGGAGCTCCTGAGGAGCATCATCAGCTTGGAGAGAGCGGATGGGCTCCAGGGGGGCAGCAGCTCCGTCCTCCTGCGGATCCTCATCTCCACCATCTACTCGGTGGTGTGCGCCCTGGGACTGGTGGGCAATGTGCTGGTGCTCTACTTGATGAAGAGCAAACAGGGCTGGAAAAAGTCCTCCATCAACCTCTTTGTGACCTGCTTGGCGGTGACGGATTTCCAGTTTGTGCTGACTTTGCCTTTCTGGGCAGTGGAGAATGCCCTGGACTTCACCTGGCTCTTTGGCAAGGCCATGTGCAAGATCCTCTCCTACGTGACGGCCATGAACATGTACGCCAGTGTCTTCTTCCTCACCGCCATGAGTGTCGCCCGATACCATTCGGTGGCCTCTGCCTTGAAGAgcaaaaggcagggaggggtttgGGGAGGCTGCTGTTCAGCCAAGTGGTTGTGTGTCCTCATCTGGATCTTGGCCATCCTAGCTTCTCTGCCCAATGCCATCTTCTCCACCACCTCCACTATCTTAAGTGAGGAACTCTGCCTGGTCAAGATCCCTGACAGCCAAGGCAACAATACCCAGTTCTGGCTGGGGCTGCACCAAGCCCAGAAGGTGCTGCTTGGTTTCGTGTTGCCATTGGCCATCATCACCCTTTACTACCTTCTGCTGGTGCGCTTCATCAGTGACAGGCACATGGGTGTCAGCTCCGGTGGTCCCGGCACAAAGCGTCGGTCTAAGGTGACCAAATCAGTGACCATTGTGGTGTTGTCATTCTTCCTCTGCTGGTTGCCCAACCAGGCactcaccacctggggcattctTATCAAGCTCAACGTGGTCCACTTCAGCCATGCGTACTTCCTCTCTCAAGCATATTTCTTCCCCATCAGTGTGTGCCTGGCACACTCCAACAGCTGCCTCAACCCCATCTTCTACTGCCTCATGCGCAGGGAGTTCCGCAAGGCCCTCAAGAAATTGCTGTGGAGGATCACGTCGCCCTCACTGACCACTATGCGCCCTTTCACTGCCACGACCAAGCCTGAGCAAGAGGAGCAAGCATTGCACACCATGATGCCCATTAACCTGGTGGGCAATTCGGCTGCTCCAGTTGCTGCTGTTGCAACCACCCTGCCAGACATCATTTCATATCCCCCTGGAGTGGTGGTGTATAGTGGCCATTCTGACATCTTGCCCACCAGCAGCTCTCTAGAGCTGCACTGTCAAGCCTAA